From Bacteroides uniformis:
TGTCTCTCCTGATATTCATGACGACAACACGGTTACTTTTCGCTTGAAAGCTCCTAAGGCTGTAAGGGTGCAGATTACTGGTGATTTTCTGCCTCCACAAACTATTAAGACTCCTCGTGGCGATTATGATGCACCGGGCATTGCCGATTTGACAGAGGGGAAGGATGGCGTTTGGGAATTTACTACTCCCGAACCATTGAAGCCGGAACTTTATGGATACTCCTTTATTGTGGATGGATTGAGAATGATGGACCCGAGCAATGTTTACATGATTCGGGATGTGGCTACCGTGACCAATGTATTTATCATCGGTGGTGACCGTGCCGATTTGTATAAAGTGAATAAGGTACCCCATGGAACGGTAAGTCGCATGTGGTACAATAGTCCTTCGCTGGGAATGGACCGCCGTCTGACGATTTACACTCCGGCTGGTTATGAAACCAGCGGCAAGCGTTATCCGGTATTTTATCTGCTTCATGGTGCAGGTGGTGATGAGGAAGCTTGGATTGCTCTTGGCCGTACTTCGCAGATATTGGATAATCTCATTGCACAAGGCAAGGCTAAACCTATGATTGTGGTGATGACTAACGGCAATGCTTGGCAAGATGCTGCTGCAGGTGAATCTCCCAAGGGTTTTGTTGCCCCCTCCATGCGTCCCGACGAAAGAGCGAAGGTGGCG
This genomic window contains:
- a CDS encoding esterase, with translation MKRLLSSAAMLLVCCVTLFAQQALWGGAAVVSPDIHDDNTVTFRLKAPKAVRVQITGDFLPPQTIKTPRGDYDAPGIADLTEGKDGVWEFTTPEPLKPELYGYSFIVDGLRMMDPSNVYMIRDVATVTNVFIIGGDRADLYKVNKVPHGTVSRMWYNSPSLGMDRRLTIYTPAGYETSGKRYPVFYLLHGAGGDEEAWIALGRTSQILDNLIAQGKAKPMIVVMTNGNAWQDAAAGESPKGFVAPSMRPDERAKVAEGAFELSFPEIVKFVEKNFRTLANKKNRAIAGLSMGSFHSCNISKYYPDMFDYVGLFSGASTGNDKSTCPVYTDFEGKLKTQFAKKPALYFIACGKTDFVYKGVADFRKLLDDNGYKYEYLETGEGHIWRNWRIYLTEFAPKLFK